Proteins encoded together in one Roseibacterium elongatum DSM 19469 window:
- a CDS encoding squalene/phytoene synthase family protein, which translates to MSVASCAELVARADPERFRATMAAPVAAREVLFPLYAFNIEVSRAPWVTKEPMIAEMRLQFWRDVVEEIAAARPPRAHEVAAPLAQVADPQVAPLLDGLIAARRWDIYRDPFEDEAHFDAYLAATGSNLAWAAARLLGAPEAAERAVRDHAWAAALAGFLRAVPELAARGRVPLVDGRPEAVADLARQGLARLEAARAARRTVPRAAAPALFAGWQAEAILTQAARTPVRVAEGTLGQSEAASRLGLLRLSLTGRW; encoded by the coding sequence ATGAGCGTCGCATCCTGTGCCGAGCTGGTCGCGCGCGCCGACCCCGAGCGGTTTCGCGCCACGATGGCCGCGCCCGTCGCGGCGCGCGAGGTTCTGTTCCCGCTCTATGCCTTCAATATCGAGGTCAGCCGCGCCCCCTGGGTCACGAAAGAGCCGATGATCGCCGAGATGCGCCTGCAATTCTGGCGCGACGTGGTCGAAGAGATCGCCGCGGCCCGCCCGCCGCGCGCCCACGAGGTTGCGGCCCCGCTGGCACAGGTGGCTGACCCGCAGGTGGCGCCGTTGCTGGATGGGCTGATCGCCGCACGCCGGTGGGACATCTACCGCGATCCGTTCGAGGACGAGGCGCATTTCGACGCGTATCTCGCGGCAACCGGCAGCAACCTCGCCTGGGCGGCGGCGCGGCTGCTGGGCGCGCCCGAGGCGGCCGAGCGGGCGGTGCGCGACCATGCCTGGGCCGCCGCGCTGGCCGGGTTCCTGCGTGCGGTGCCGGAGCTTGCGGCGCGCGGCCGCGTGCCGCTTGTCGATGGCCGCCCCGAGGCCGTGGCCGACCTAGCGCGGCAGGGCCTGGCGCGGCTGGAGGCGGCGCGGGCGGCACGCCGGACGGTGCCACGCGCGGCGGCGCCGGCGCTCTTTGCCGGATGGCAGGCCGAGGCGATCCTGACCCAGGCGGCCCGCACCCCCGTGCGCGTGGCCGAGGGGACATTGGGCCAAAGCGAGGCGGCGTCGCGGCTCGGCCTGCTGCGCCTGTCCCTGACCGGGCGCTGGTAG
- a CDS encoding class I SAM-dependent methyltransferase, producing MGAFDAENFFILHADLPREGPGETADVAWAAEVAGLEPAARICDAASGPGGDIGALLRAAPEGHVTAIDRHAPFIEAARARWGQHDRVTLRVGDYLDLPDRYDLIWCAGAVYFAGIETALTTWRGALTKGGVIAFSEPCLFSDSPSQGAVDFWQGHAPLTDARGIAARVTASGFETLATRRITDIGWESYFRPLLDRVATLRQGADPRLTAVLDEAETEARAWWAHRRETGYLLCVVRPA from the coding sequence ATGGGCGCGTTCGACGCCGAAAACTTCTTCATCCTGCATGCCGACCTGCCCCGCGAGGGGCCGGGCGAAACGGCGGATGTGGCCTGGGCCGCCGAAGTTGCGGGCCTGGAGCCGGCGGCGCGGATCTGCGATGCCGCCTCGGGGCCGGGGGGCGATATCGGGGCCTTGCTGCGCGCCGCGCCCGAGGGCCATGTAACGGCGATCGACCGCCACGCCCCGTTTATCGAGGCCGCCCGGGCGCGCTGGGGCCAACATGACCGCGTGACGCTGCGTGTGGGCGATTACCTCGATCTGCCGGATCGCTACGACCTGATATGGTGCGCGGGCGCGGTCTATTTCGCCGGGATCGAGACGGCCCTGACCACCTGGCGCGGTGCATTGACCAAGGGCGGGGTCATCGCGTTTTCCGAGCCCTGCCTGTTTTCGGACAGTCCCAGCCAGGGCGCCGTCGACTTTTGGCAGGGTCACGCGCCGTTGACGGATGCGCGCGGCATTGCCGCGCGCGTGACCGCATCGGGGTTCGAGACGCTGGCCACGCGCCGCATCACCGATATCGGCTGGGAAAGCTATTTCCGCCCGCTGCTGGATCGCGTGGCAACCCTCCGCCAGGGCGCCGACCCGCGCCTGACCGCCGTGCTGGACGAGGCCGAGACCGAGGCGCGCGCCTGGTGGGCGCACAGGCGCGAAACCGGCTATCTTCTTTGCGTGGTGCGGCCGGCATGA
- the cimA gene encoding citramalate synthase, giving the protein MTERLYLYDTTLRDGQQTQGVQFSTPEKQRIAQALDDLGLDYIEGGWPGANPTDSAFFEAAPETRATLTAFGMTKRAGRSAENDDVLAAVMNAGTRSVCLVGKTHDFHVTEALGITLDENVETIRASLAHLVAQGREALFDAEHFFDGYKANPAYALDCCRAALDAGARWIVLCDTNGGTLPGEIGRIVAEVIAAGIPGDRLGIHTHNDTETAVAGSLAAVEAGARQIQGTLNGLGERCGNANLTTLVPTLLLKEPWASRYETGITRDALKRLTRISRMLDDILNRVPTRAAPYVGSSAFAHKAGLHASAIVKNPATYEHIDPAEVGNARIIPMSNQAGQSNLRRRLSEAGIEVDRANPALAEILTEIKAREDQGYSYDTAQASFELLARRALGQMPRFFEVKRYRVTVERRKNKYNETVSLSEAVVVVKIGGDKKLSVSESMDQTGSDRGPVNALAKALGKDLGPYQSYIDDIRLVDFKVRITQGGTEAVTRVVIDSEDATGRRWSTVGVSANIVDASFEALLDAIEWKLVRDGAPAI; this is encoded by the coding sequence ATGACCGAGCGGCTTTATCTCTACGACACCACCTTGCGCGATGGGCAACAGACGCAGGGCGTGCAGTTTTCGACCCCCGAGAAGCAGCGCATCGCGCAAGCCCTCGATGATCTGGGCCTCGACTATATCGAAGGCGGCTGGCCCGGCGCCAACCCCACCGACAGCGCGTTTTTCGAGGCCGCGCCCGAGACGCGGGCGACGCTGACGGCCTTCGGCATGACCAAGCGCGCGGGGCGGTCTGCCGAGAATGACGATGTGCTGGCGGCGGTGATGAATGCGGGCACGCGCAGTGTTTGCCTTGTGGGAAAGACCCATGATTTCCACGTCACCGAGGCGCTCGGGATCACGCTCGACGAGAATGTCGAGACTATCCGCGCCTCACTCGCCCATCTGGTGGCCCAAGGGCGCGAGGCACTTTTCGATGCCGAGCATTTCTTTGACGGCTACAAGGCCAACCCGGCCTATGCGCTGGACTGTTGCCGCGCGGCGCTGGACGCCGGGGCGCGATGGATCGTGCTGTGCGATACAAATGGCGGCACGCTGCCGGGCGAGATCGGGCGCATCGTGGCCGAGGTGATCGCCGCCGGTATTCCCGGCGACCGGCTGGGCATTCACACCCATAACGACACCGAAACCGCCGTGGCGGGCAGTTTGGCGGCGGTCGAGGCCGGGGCGCGCCAGATTCAGGGCACGCTGAACGGGCTGGGCGAGCGCTGCGGAAATGCCAACCTGACCACGCTTGTTCCGACCCTGCTGCTCAAGGAGCCATGGGCCAGCCGCTATGAAACGGGGATCACGCGCGACGCGCTCAAGCGCCTCACGCGCATCAGCCGCATGCTGGACGACATCCTGAACCGCGTGCCGACGCGGGCTGCGCCCTATGTCGGCTCGTCCGCCTTTGCGCACAAGGCCGGCCTGCATGCCAGTGCCATCGTCAAGAACCCGGCCACCTATGAACACATCGACCCCGCCGAGGTGGGCAATGCCCGCATCATCCCGATGTCGAACCAGGCCGGGCAGTCGAACCTGCGCCGCCGGCTCTCGGAGGCCGGGATCGAGGTGGACAGGGCAAACCCCGCGTTGGCCGAGATCCTGACGGAGATCAAGGCGCGCGAGGATCAGGGCTATTCCTACGACACCGCGCAGGCCAGTTTCGAGTTGCTGGCAAGGCGCGCTTTGGGGCAGATGCCCCGCTTTTTCGAGGTCAAGCGCTACCGCGTCACCGTCGAGCGGCGCAAGAACAAGTACAACGAGACGGTCAGCCTGTCCGAGGCCGTGGTCGTGGTGAAGATCGGGGGCGACAAGAAACTGTCGGTGTCCGAGTCGATGGATCAGACCGGCAGCGACCGGGGCCCGGTGAACGCACTGGCCAAGGCGCTTGGCAAGGATCTGGGGCCCTACCAATCCTATATCGACGATATTCGTCTGGTGGATTTCAAGGTGCGCATCACCCAGGGCGGGACCGAGGCCGTCACCCGCGTCGTCATCGACAGCGAGGATGCAACCGGGCGGCGCTGGTCCACCGTGGGCGTCAGCGCCAATATCGTCGATGCCAGTTTCGAGGCGCTGCTGGATGCGATCGAATGGAAACTGGTTCGCGACGGGGCGCCCGCTATCTGA
- a CDS encoding outer membrane protein, whose translation MIRCLSALAATATAATTLVAGAALAGGTVPAPAPAPYIAPLPAEESWGGFYAGLSFAGTDGVVESVVDFDIEGEIYGGFFGYRVDFGSYVLGGEISVMHGEIEDNITNSSIDTIARSGFEFGYDLGSALIYGTAGVNGFYGSNTGLGDDDDMGYFYGIGLDYRVVDNILVSVDLIRHEVTDFENTGVDIGLTSLGLGVAYEF comes from the coding sequence ATGATCCGTTGCCTGAGCGCCCTTGCCGCCACCGCCACCGCCGCCACCACCCTTGTCGCCGGCGCCGCCCTTGCGGGCGGCACGGTGCCCGCACCGGCGCCCGCGCCCTACATCGCCCCCCTTCCGGCCGAGGAAAGCTGGGGCGGTTTTTATGCCGGTCTTAGCTTTGCCGGAACCGATGGCGTCGTGGAGAGCGTTGTCGATTTCGACATCGAGGGCGAAATCTACGGCGGCTTCTTCGGTTACCGTGTCGATTTCGGGTCCTACGTGCTGGGCGGCGAAATCTCGGTCATGCATGGCGAGATCGAGGACAACATCACCAATTCGTCGATCGACACCATTGCCCGCAGCGGGTTCGAGTTCGGCTATGATCTGGGCTCGGCCCTGATTTACGGCACGGCCGGCGTGAACGGGTTCTACGGCTCGAACACCGGTCTCGGCGACGATGACGACATGGGCTATTTCTACGGGATCGGTCTGGATTACCGCGTGGTCGACAACATCCTGGTGTCGGTCGATCTGATCCGCCACGAGGTGACGGACTTTGAAAACACCGGCGTCGATATCGGTCTGACCAGCCTCGGGCTGGGCGTGGCCTACGAATTCTGA
- a CDS encoding MFS transporter: MTDASLTPEDIAGDSRARRNVAVLVAAQAILGSQMPMIFTVGALAGLMIAPSPALATIPISLIVFGSMTTALWLSPLMQRFGRRAGFFIGAVAGAIGAAISAYGLWSNSFALFLAGSYVTGIYMSAQGFYRFAAADTASENFRPKAISYVMAGGLISALIGPQMVKLTTDATVIPFLGSYVFVVLINLVGMALFLFLDLPKPTAAHRAATRAGAGRSYAELLRDPRIAVAIICGMVSYALMNLMMTSTPLAVVGCGFTTGSAADVVSAHVIAMFAPSFVTGHLIARFGAMRIVALGLFLLALAGAVALSGVELYQFFGALVLLGVGWNFGFIGATAMLTQAHEVHERGRVQGLNDFLVFGCVTIASLASGFLMSSGTDTQAGWTAVNIAMIPFLALAGGALIWLALRPRDMLV, translated from the coding sequence ATGACCGACGCCAGCCTGACCCCAGAAGACATCGCCGGAGACAGCCGCGCCAGACGCAATGTCGCCGTACTCGTGGCCGCGCAAGCGATCCTCGGCAGCCAGATGCCGATGATCTTCACCGTCGGGGCGCTTGCCGGCCTGATGATCGCCCCCAGCCCGGCGCTGGCCACGATCCCGATCTCGCTGATCGTGTTCGGCTCGATGACGACGGCGCTCTGGCTGTCACCGCTGATGCAGCGCTTCGGGCGGCGGGCCGGGTTCTTCATCGGCGCGGTGGCCGGCGCCATCGGGGCCGCGATCTCGGCCTATGGCCTCTGGAGCAACAGCTTCGCCCTGTTTCTGGCGGGGTCCTACGTCACGGGCATCTACATGTCGGCGCAGGGCTTCTACCGTTTTGCCGCCGCCGATACCGCATCCGAAAATTTCCGCCCCAAGGCCATTTCCTACGTGATGGCGGGGGGGCTGATCTCGGCGCTGATCGGCCCGCAGATGGTCAAGCTGACGACCGATGCCACGGTCATTCCATTCCTCGGCAGCTATGTCTTCGTGGTGCTCATCAATCTTGTGGGCATGGCGCTGTTCCTGTTTCTCGATCTTCCCAAACCCACGGCGGCGCACCGCGCGGCGACCAGGGCCGGCGCCGGGCGCAGCTATGCCGAGTTGCTGCGCGATCCAAGGATTGCGGTCGCCATCATTTGCGGCATGGTCTCCTACGCGCTGATGAACCTGATGATGACCTCGACGCCACTGGCGGTCGTCGGATGCGGCTTCACCACCGGATCGGCGGCCGATGTGGTGTCGGCCCATGTGATCGCGATGTTCGCGCCATCCTTCGTCACCGGCCACCTGATCGCGCGGTTCGGCGCGATGCGGATCGTGGCGTTGGGGCTGTTCCTGCTGGCGCTGGCCGGGGCCGTGGCCCTGAGCGGGGTCGAGCTTTACCAGTTCTTCGGCGCGCTCGTCCTGCTGGGCGTCGGCTGGAATTTCGGCTTCATCGGGGCCACGGCGATGCTGACACAGGCCCACGAGGTGCACGAGCGCGGCCGCGTTCAGGGTTTGAACGATTTCCTGGTCTTCGGCTGCGTGACGATCGCTTCGCTGGCCTCGGGCTTTCTGATGAGTTCGGGAACCGATACGCAGGCGGGATGGACCGCCGTGAACATCGCGATGATCCCCTTCCTTGCGCTGGCAGGGGGCGCCTTGATCTGGCTGGCCCTGCGGCCGCGCGACATGCTGGTCTAG
- a CDS encoding DNA-3-methyladenine glycosylase family protein, producing MSGNSRIETAADLARGAARLVALEPRFAPIVAAGPLPLRRRSDGFGALMQAIVAQQVSTASAAAIWARLEAAGLSTEPAVAAASEDALRGCGLSRPKMRYVRALADAGVDWPALRAADTEAVVASLIALPGIGRWTAEIYATFALGHGDAFAAGDLALQEAARRLFYMAERPSEKTLRVMSAEWSPVRAVAARALWVYYRWETDREGAL from the coding sequence GTGAGCGGCAACTCCCGGATCGAAACCGCGGCGGATCTGGCCCGCGGTGCAGCGCGTCTGGTGGCGCTCGAGCCGCGCTTTGCCCCGATCGTGGCGGCGGGTCCCCTGCCGTTGCGGCGCCGGTCGGACGGGTTCGGCGCGCTGATGCAGGCGATCGTCGCACAACAGGTGTCGACCGCCAGTGCTGCGGCGATCTGGGCGCGGCTGGAGGCGGCCGGGCTGAGCACCGAGCCGGCTGTGGCCGCGGCGTCCGAGGACGCCTTGCGCGGCTGCGGCCTCAGCCGGCCCAAGATGCGCTATGTCAGGGCCTTGGCCGATGCCGGCGTCGATTGGCCCGCCTTGCGCGCCGCCGATACCGAGGCGGTGGTCGCGTCCCTGATCGCGCTGCCGGGCATCGGGCGTTGGACCGCTGAGATCTATGCCACATTTGCCCTCGGCCATGGCGATGCGTTTGCCGCCGGGGATCTGGCCTTGCAGGAGGCGGCGCGCCGGCTGTTCTACATGGCTGAGCGGCCAAGTGAAAAGACCCTGCGCGTGATGTCCGCGGAATGGTCGCCGGTGCGGGCGGTTGCCGCGCGGGCGCTGTGGGTCTACTACCGGTGGGAAACCGATCGCGAGGGGGCGCTGTGA
- a CDS encoding HNH endonuclease, with protein MQGATEAEFRTHFVREPGALKDHPALVLNADYRPLSYYPLSLWPWQEAVKAVWLDRVQIVAEYDAFVHSPSTQIRIPSVVVLKDYVKPQKRVAFTRFNLFLRDEFSCQYCGARGDLTFDHVVPRASGGITSWENVVAACSRCNLKKGSKSLRQSGMALRKTPRQPGAEELRNMGRKFPPNHLHESWLDFLYWDAELEA; from the coding sequence ATGCAAGGTGCGACCGAGGCGGAATTCAGAACCCACTTCGTGAGAGAGCCAGGGGCGCTCAAGGACCATCCGGCGCTGGTTCTGAACGCGGATTACAGGCCGCTCAGCTATTATCCCCTGTCCCTTTGGCCCTGGCAGGAGGCCGTCAAGGCGGTCTGGCTGGACAGGGTGCAGATCGTGGCCGAGTACGACGCCTTCGTGCATTCACCCTCGACCCAGATCCGCATCCCCTCGGTGGTTGTGCTGAAAGACTATGTCAAACCCCAGAAGCGCGTGGCCTTCACGCGCTTCAATCTTTTTCTGAGGGACGAGTTTTCCTGCCAGTATTGCGGCGCCCGCGGCGATCTGACCTTCGACCATGTCGTGCCGCGCGCCAGTGGCGGGATCACCAGCTGGGAAAACGTCGTTGCGGCCTGTTCCAGGTGCAACCTGAAGAAAGGGTCCAAATCCTTGCGCCAGTCGGGCATGGCCCTGCGCAAGACACCGCGTCAGCCCGGGGCCGAGGAATTGCGCAACATGGGGCGAAAGTTTCCACCGAACCACCTGCATGAAAGCTGGCTCGATTTCCTTTACTGGGATGCCGAGCTGGAGGCGTGA
- a CDS encoding alpha/beta hydrolase, translating to MTRVLDYGRKPAASGKASSLVIFLHGYGADGKDLLGLADPLAPHMPDTVFVAPDAPERSAMNPMGFQWFPIPWIDGSSEEQSAEGMARAIEDLNAFLDRMMEEEGLSAAQVALVGFSQGTMMSLHVAPRRPEAFAGVVGFSGRLMQPDGLAEEVVVRPPVLLIHGDRDDVVPPQSLPEAAEALQKAGWDEVYAHIMKGTAHGIAPDGLSVALAFLRDKLGIEGGGG from the coding sequence GTGACACGGGTTCTGGACTATGGCCGCAAACCGGCCGCATCGGGCAAGGCGTCGAGCCTTGTGATTTTCCTGCACGGCTATGGGGCCGACGGCAAGGATCTGCTGGGCCTCGCCGACCCGTTGGCCCCGCACATGCCGGACACCGTTTTCGTGGCCCCGGACGCGCCAGAGCGGTCCGCCATGAACCCCATGGGGTTTCAGTGGTTCCCGATACCCTGGATCGACGGATCCTCCGAGGAGCAGTCGGCCGAGGGCATGGCGCGGGCGATCGAGGATCTGAACGCCTTTCTTGACCGCATGATGGAGGAAGAAGGGCTGTCGGCCGCACAGGTGGCGTTGGTGGGCTTCAGCCAGGGCACGATGATGAGCCTGCATGTCGCCCCCCGCAGGCCCGAGGCTTTTGCCGGCGTGGTTGGCTTTTCGGGGCGCCTGATGCAGCCGGACGGTCTGGCCGAAGAGGTGGTCGTGCGCCCGCCGGTTCTGCTGATCCATGGCGACCGCGACGACGTGGTGCCGCCGCAATCCCTGCCCGAGGCCGCCGAGGCGCTGCAAAAGGCGGGCTGGGACGAGGTCTATGCCCATATCATGAAGGGCACGGCGCACGGGATTGCGCCCGATGGGTTGTCTGTTGCGCTGGCTTTTTTGCGGGACAAGCTTGGGATCGAAGGGGGGGGCGGCTAG
- a CDS encoding pyridoxal phosphate-dependent aminotransferase: MPKLSRQITGLTGNGDDGWSLFSRARAMKAAGLPILELTIGEHDTGTDPAILDEMHRAARAGHTGYAAVPGIAPLRRAVAEHLGAATGRAFGPENVLITPGGQAALFAAHHAACDPGDHALLIDPYYATYPGTIRAVGAVPVAVPTRAEVGFQPEEARLAAAAEGATSLLINSPNNPTGAVYDEATLAGIARVAEAQDLWVISDEVYDSQVWQGRHVPFAALPGMADRTLTVGSLSKSHAMTGSRLGWVAGPPEAIERLITLATHTTYGVPGYIQEAALFALRSGPETAARVAAPFLRRRDMVLACLARQQVLSAIPPQGAMYVMLDVRRTGMTGRGFAEALLDAEHVAVMPGESFGSAAAGHVRVALTLPDPEFAEAIDRLFAFAVRQAEKV; the protein is encoded by the coding sequence ATGCCGAAACTTTCCCGCCAGATCACCGGCCTGACCGGCAACGGCGACGATGGCTGGTCGCTGTTTTCGCGCGCCCGCGCCATGAAGGCCGCCGGTCTGCCCATTCTGGAGCTAACCATCGGCGAACATGACACAGGCACCGACCCGGCCATTCTGGACGAAATGCACCGCGCGGCCCGTGCCGGCCACACCGGCTATGCCGCTGTGCCGGGCATCGCGCCCTTGCGCCGCGCCGTGGCCGAGCACCTTGGCGCGGCCACCGGGCGGGCGTTTGGCCCGGAAAACGTATTGATCACGCCCGGCGGGCAAGCGGCCCTTTTCGCGGCCCATCACGCCGCCTGCGATCCGGGCGATCATGCGCTGCTGATCGATCCCTATTACGCGACCTATCCGGGCACCATTCGGGCGGTCGGGGCGGTGCCGGTCGCCGTGCCCACCCGCGCCGAGGTCGGATTTCAGCCCGAGGAAGCCCGCCTCGCCGCTGCGGCCGAGGGCGCGACAAGTCTGCTGATCAATTCCCCCAACAACCCGACCGGCGCGGTCTATGACGAGGCCACCCTGGCCGGCATCGCCCGCGTGGCCGAAGCGCAGGACCTTTGGGTGATTTCGGACGAGGTCTATGACAGCCAGGTCTGGCAGGGCCGGCACGTGCCCTTTGCGGCGCTGCCGGGCATGGCCGACCGCACGCTGACGGTCGGGTCGCTGTCGAAAAGCCATGCGATGACCGGCTCGCGCCTGGGCTGGGTGGCTGGCCCGCCCGAGGCAATCGAGCGGCTCATCACCCTCGCCACGCACACGACCTATGGCGTGCCCGGCTACATTCAGGAGGCCGCGCTTTTCGCCCTGCGCAGCGGCCCCGAAACCGCGGCCCGCGTCGCGGCCCCGTTCCTGCGTCGGCGCGACATGGTGCTGGCGTGTCTGGCGCGCCAGCAGGTCCTTTCGGCCATTCCGCCGCAGGGCGCGATGTACGTGATGCTGGACGTGCGCCGCACAGGCATGACGGGCCGGGGCTTTGCCGAGGCGTTGCTCGATGCCGAACATGTCGCCGTCATGCCGGGCGAAAGCTTTGGGTCCGCGGCGGCAGGGCATGTGCGCGTGGCCCTGACCCTGCCCGACCCCGAGTTCGCCGAGGCCATCGACCGGTTGTTTGCCTTTGCCGTCCGCCAGGCCGAAAAGGTCTGA
- a CDS encoding outer membrane protein, translated as MKFAFVAGIAAASLAAVPALAGGVAEPAPEPAYVPTPAPMPVSADWTGFYAGGQLEYGQAEADGPTLDEDENGALYGLFGGYRYDFGDIVLGAELDLNAADIDIDNVGALDSVQRLGVEAGYDAGPALLYATAGAAYATIDAAGGGTLEDDGYFYGVGMDYAVTDSVTVGAELLHHTFDDFDNTGIDAAATTFGINAALRF; from the coding sequence ATGAAATTCGCATTTGTCGCAGGCATCGCCGCGGCCAGCCTGGCCGCAGTTCCGGCGCTGGCGGGCGGTGTGGCCGAACCCGCCCCCGAACCGGCCTATGTGCCGACGCCCGCGCCGATGCCGGTGAGCGCCGACTGGACGGGTTTCTACGCCGGTGGTCAGCTTGAATACGGCCAGGCCGAAGCCGACGGCCCGACGCTGGACGAGGATGAAAACGGCGCGCTCTACGGCCTGTTCGGCGGCTATCGCTACGACTTCGGCGATATCGTCCTGGGTGCCGAGTTGGATCTGAACGCCGCCGATATCGACATCGACAATGTCGGTGCGCTCGACTCGGTTCAGCGCCTTGGCGTCGAAGCCGGGTATGACGCCGGTCCGGCGCTGCTGTATGCGACCGCCGGCGCCGCCTATGCCACGATCGACGCAGCGGGTGGCGGCACGCTCGAGGATGATGGCTATTTCTACGGTGTCGGGATGGACTATGCCGTGACCGACAGCGTGACGGTCGGTGCCGAACTGCTGCACCACACCTTCGACGATTTCGACAATACCGGGATCGACGCCGCGGCCACGACCTTCGGTATCAACGCCGCCCTGCGCTTCTGA
- the cysS gene encoding cysteine--tRNA ligase, with translation MVQIRLRNSKTRSVEAFTPIDPDNVRIYLCGPTVYDRAHLGNARNVIMFDVLYRLLRHVYGAGHVTYVRNFTDVDDKINARAAATGRPIAEITEETIGWYHDDMDALGNLRPDHEPRATAYIAEMIAMISDLIARGHAYEAEGHVLFSVASYPAYGALSGRSVEDMIAGARVEVAPYKRDPMDFVLWKPSTDDLPGWDSPWGRGRPGWHIECSAMSYALLGESFDIHGGGNDLMFPHHENEVAQSCCAHPEGGFANIWMHNEMLQVEGKKMSKSLGNFFTVRDVLDGHDGMAPVPGEVIRFVFLSTHYSKPMDWTAKKAAEAEKTLRKWHAMVEGAEAGAVHPDVLAALADDLNTAGAITVLHRLAGEGDAAALKASAELLGLLTEEMAGWLGDNVDLSAHADRLAAARAAAMESKDFSEVDRLKSALIEAGIEVRMSKSGVELVPGPGFDAARLEGLS, from the coding sequence ATGGTCCAGATCCGCCTGAGAAACTCGAAAACCCGTAGCGTCGAGGCCTTCACCCCGATCGACCCCGACAATGTGCGGATCTACCTGTGCGGCCCCACGGTCTATGACCGCGCGCATCTGGGCAATGCCCGCAATGTCATCATGTTCGATGTGCTCTACCGGCTGTTGCGTCATGTCTATGGCGCGGGGCACGTGACCTATGTGCGCAACTTCACCGACGTGGATGACAAGATCAACGCGCGCGCCGCCGCCACGGGCCGCCCCATCGCCGAGATCACCGAAGAGACCATCGGCTGGTATCACGACGACATGGACGCCCTGGGCAACCTGCGCCCAGACCACGAGCCGCGCGCCACCGCCTATATCGCCGAGATGATCGCCATGATCTCCGACCTGATCGCGCGCGGCCATGCCTATGAGGCCGAGGGGCATGTGCTGTTTTCGGTGGCCAGTTACCCCGCCTATGGCGCGTTGTCGGGCCGCTCGGTCGAGGACATGATCGCCGGCGCCCGCGTCGAGGTGGCACCCTACAAGCGCGACCCGATGGATTTCGTGCTGTGGAAACCCTCCACCGACGATCTGCCCGGCTGGGACAGCCCCTGGGGCCGGGGCCGACCCGGCTGGCATATCGAATGCTCGGCCATGAGTTATGCGCTTTTGGGCGAAAGCTTCGACATCCACGGCGGCGGCAACGATCTGATGTTTCCCCATCACGAGAACGAGGTCGCGCAAAGCTGCTGCGCCCATCCCGAGGGCGGGTTTGCGAATATCTGGATGCATAACGAGATGTTGCAGGTCGAGGGCAAGAAGATGTCCAAGTCCCTTGGCAATTTCTTCACCGTGCGCGATGTGCTGGACGGGCATGACGGCATGGCCCCCGTGCCGGGCGAGGTGATCCGCTTCGTCTTTCTCTCGACCCATTATTCCAAACCGATGGACTGGACCGCCAAGAAGGCGGCCGAGGCGGAAAAGACCCTGCGCAAATGGCATGCCATGGTCGAGGGCGCCGAGGCCGGGGCCGTTCACCCCGATGTTCTGGCCGCGCTGGCCGATGATCTTAACACCGCCGGGGCGATCACGGTGTTGCATCGTCTGGCGGGCGAGGGCGACGCGGCCGCGCTGAAAGCCTCGGCTGAACTGCTGGGCCTGTTGACCGAGGAGATGGCGGGTTGGTTGGGCGACAATGTCGATCTGTCCGCCCATGCCGACCGCTTGGCCGCCGCGCGGGCCGCGGCGATGGAGAGCAAGGATTTCTCCGAGGTGGATCGCCTGAAATCGGCCCTGATCGAGGCCGGGATCGAGGTGCGGATGTCGAAATCGGGGGTCGAGCTGGTTCCCGGGCCGGGCTTTGACGCGGCCAGGCTGGAGGGTTTGTCATGA